The Neovison vison isolate M4711 chromosome 10, ASM_NN_V1, whole genome shotgun sequence genome has a segment encoding these proteins:
- the LOC122918886 gene encoding basic proline-rich protein-like codes for MGGPGAAGESKPLRRPDVRASVGGPSVGTEAAASSGVVAEGERGVAGGGERPGEARKSQPTCEAKRLGPEEATGQGLGWTGRLAWCGRPGHGAREKPWSLGQKGVRAEALPSALKTPCASSPSTAAQPGDPLRPQHLSTPASRAPGSRLPPGLATGVLETCKRLASCVGRESNPGQLLGRQLCSPLYHQRCTARAAPRRTPRVRPRRLHPLWSPPLVTASAAQRASALPRRPAHPQRRAAARASSGRPPSHPRQPHAAGRLRGPARLPANRLWGALAPPGRSWYHPPPPTPLLPAGKPRPPRSASFRPRARPRRSPQGAGGGHIPRPRRTRHNRGPPPGTPRPAPPRPAASRQVPSGPLRPATAPAPAPAGPGSVESPGSPGRPATRQAPWARRKALAGLWRARRRAAPTPRNAKGWRWWTGSRRAAVVALAASGRTLEEGGQVRRRGQRSHRAGAAPAAPKKGRLASPSGNRTPVSRVTGGDTHHYTNEDGGGHPAARPLCACLPTPTPALDAPPSIGARRLPHRTRPQTNVVRHPSSPTARLGADPAPGRPPNTPRAPRPLACQAGIARGEAAPQDKRGCDQEDGRPRRAEAEEGEGEERGVGWGGELPERRARRRPLGARSGLCEGGGARRVGGLCSRSAAARVPSLAHTRRRQPAAALAPGPSQASGDALSPVVRMAERSKALRSGSCPHEQCLALRAVRLRHREQPVARAAHEPFPPGRLPLATPACLRPRTQVAQPPAGGPTTRPCRQWAWPRSPTRHYCSSPERWAEGSPASPGLPPGRPKPGPPGQNPRTPARSLNALPVRQLASSASASAPASPPPARVGPPGRAPGQSSDTSLRSPGLSGTRRRPRRSGASMSYARHACGAHEPPQTPTPPPTHPHPHSRHSTAPHVRTHGRGSVPQPRGIAPTRPGRESHPPMGLWGGRRVAAQGNGGAQRHLPQTIARGGWCWGSGPASSGSWLPRATPAGQRLAAALDQGENAGGA; via the exons ATGGGCGGCCCCGGTGCCGCGGGAGAGTCCAAGCCCCTGAGGCGGCCGGACGTCCGGGCGTCTGTTGGTGGCCCCTCCGTGGGGACGGAGGCGGCCGCGTCCTCTGGGGTGGTGGCCGAGGGGGAGAGGGGGGTCGCGGGGGGAGGTGAGCGTCCAGGGGAGGCGCGGAAGTCCCAGCCCACCTGCGAGGCCAAAAGGCTTGGCCCGGAGGAGGCGACAGGGCAAGGCTTGGGCTGGACGGGGCGGCTGGCCTGGTGCGGGCGCCCTGGCCACGGGGCCAGGGAGAAGCCATGGAGCTTGGGCCAAAAGGGGGTGCGTGCCGAAGCGCTGCCGAG CGCCCTCAAAACGCCGTGCGCCTCCTCCCCTTCCACCGCCGCTCAACCTGGGGACCCGCTCCGGCCTCAGCACCTCAGCACGCCGGCCTCCCGCGCTCCGGGCTCCCGGCTGCCACCGGGCCTGGCCACCGGGGTCCTGGAGACGTGCAAAAGGTTGGCCAGCTGCGTTGGCCGGGAATCGAACCCGGGTCAACtgcttggaaggcagctatgctcaccactataccaccaacgctgcaCAGCCCGGGCCGCCCCCAGACGCACGCCCAGGGTTCGGCCCCGGCGTCTGCACCCGCTCTGGTCACCGCCTCTGGTCACCGCCTCGGCGGCCCAGCGCGCCTCGGCCCTGCCCCGACGACCCGCCCATCCACAGCGCCGCGCTGCCGCACGGGCCAGCAGCGGCCGCCCGCCGTCCCACCCGCGCCAGCCCCACGCGGCTGGGCGGCTCCGTGGGCCCGCCCGCCTGCCAGCCAACCGCCTCTGGGGGGCGCTGGCGCCGCCCGGCCGCTCCTggtaccaccccccaccccccaccccccttttgcCGGCCGGGAAACCCCGTCCCCCGAGATCCGCGTCCTTCCGACCACGTGCTCGCCCCCGGCGTTCTCCACAGGGTGCTGGGGGAGGCCACATCCCGCGCCCACGGAGGACCCGACACAACCGAGGCCCCCCCCCCGGtaccccgcgccccgccccgccccgccccgccgcgtcCCGTCAAGTCCCGTCCGGTCCCCTCCGTCCGGCcacggcccccgcccccgccccagccggACCGGGCAGCGTCGAATCACCGGGGAGCCCGGGGCGGCCGGCCACTCGTCAGGCGCCCTGGGCACGACGGAAGGCCCTGGCTGGACTGTGGCGAGCCCGCAGGCGCGCGGCCCCGACGCCGAGGAACGCAAAAGGGTGGCGGTGGTGGACGGGGAGCAGGCGGGCGGCCGTCGTGGCCCTGGCGGCCTCTGGCCGCACGCTGGAGGAAGGAGGACAAGTGCGCCGGAGGGGCCAGCGTTCGCACAGAGCGGGGGCGGCGCCCGCGGCGCCCAAAAAAGGACGTCTGGCCTCCCCGTCGGGGAATCGAACCCCGGTCTCCCGCGTGACAGGCGGGGATACTCACCACTATACTAACGAGGACGGCGGCGGCCATCCGGCCGCCCGACCCCTCTGCGCCTGCCTGCCCACGCCTACCCCTGCCCTCGACGCCCCGCCTTCCATCGGCGCCCGCCGCCTGCCGCACCGGACCCGACCCCAAACCAACGTCGTCCGCCATCCCAGCAGCCCCACTGCCCGACTCGGGGCGGACCCCGCACCCGGACGCCCGCCCAATACTCCCCGGGCGCCGCGGCCTCTGGCCTGCCAGGCGGGGATCGCGCGGGGAGAAGCCGCCCCACAGGACAAGCGAGGCTGCGACCAGGAGGACGGGCGCCCACGAAGGGCAGAGGCCGAGGAGGGCGAGGGGgaggagcggggggtggggtggggcggggagctgCCAGAGAGGCGGGCCCGACGCCGCCCTCTGGGTGCGCGGTCGGGGCTGTGCGAGGGCGGAGGCGCCAGGCGAGTCGGCGGGCTGTGCTCCCGCTCGGCGGCGGCGCGCGTCCCCTCGCTGGCGCACACACGCCGCCGCCAGCCTGCGGCAGCCTTGGCGCCGGGTCCCAGCCAGGCGAGCGGCGACGCGCTCAGCCCCGTCGTCAGGATGGCCGAGCGGTCTAAGGCGCTGCGTTCAG GCTCGTGCCCGCATGAACAGTGCCTCGCTCTCAGAGCCGTGCGCCTCCGCCACCGGGAGCAGCCG GTGGCCCGCGCCGCCCACGAGCCTTTTCCACCTGGACGCCTTCCCCTGGCCACACCTGCCTGCCTCCGGCCGCGGACCCAGGTGGCCCAGCCACCTGCTGGCGGGCCCACCACGCGGCCCTGCCGTCAGTGGGCCTGGCCCAGGAGTCCAACCCGGCATTATTGCTCCTCCCCCGAGCGCTGGGCGGAAGGAAGCCCTGCATCCCCAGGCCTcccacctgggcgccccaagCCCGGCCCGCCCGGCCAGAACCCGAGGACCCCAGCGCGCTCCCTCAACGCGCTCCCTGTCCGCCAGCTAGCCAGCAGCGCCTCCGCCAGCGCTCCTGCCTCTCCACCACCGGCCCGAGTTGGACCCCCAGGGAGAGCTCCCGGCCAGAGCTCAGACACCTCGCTTCGCTCTCCTGGCCTCAGCGGTACTCGGCGGCGCCCGCGGCGCTCGGGGGCCTCCATGTCCTATGCACGACACGCGTGCGGCGCGCACGAGCCCCCGCAgacacccaccccaccacccacacacccccacccacacTCCCGCCACTCCACGGCACCCCACGTGCGCACACACGGCCGCGGCTCCGTTCCCCAGCCCCGCGGGATCGCGCCCACACGGCCCGGGCGGGAAAGCCATCCGCCAATGGGCCTTTGGGGTGGGCGGAGAGTAGCTGCCCAAGGGAACGGCGGCGCTCAGCGGCACCTGCCCCAGACGATCGCCCGCGGTGGGTGGTGTTGGGGCTCTGGCCCGGCTTCCTCCGGCTCCTGGCTTCCGCGGGCGACCCCGGCAGGGCAGCGTCTGGCGGCGGCCCTGGACCAGGGAGAAAACGCAGGAGGAGCCTAG
- the LOC122918885 gene encoding collagen alpha-1(I) chain-like gives MGGPGAAGESKPLRRPDVRASVGGPSVGTEAAASSGVVAEGERGVAGGGERPGEARKSQPTCEAKRLGPEEATGQGLGWTGRLAWCGRPGHGAREKPWSLGQKGVRAEALPRPLPGHREPPARPANPPAPPAAPSKRRAPPPLPPPLNLGTRSGLSTSARRPPALRAPGCHRAWPPGSWRRAKGWPAALAGNQTRVNCLEGSYAHHYTTNAAQPGPPPDARPGFGPGVCTRSGHRLWSPPRRPSAPRPCPDDPPIHSAALPHGPAAAARRPTRASPTRLGGSVGPPACQPPLGGAGAARPLLVPPPTPHPPFAGRETPSPEIRVLPTTCSPPAFSTGRTGQRRITGEPGAAGHSSGALGTTEGPGWTVASPQARGPDAEERKRVAVVDGEQAGGRRGPGGLWPHAGGRRTSGDTHHYTNEDGGGHPAARPLCACLPTPTPALDAPPSIGARRLPHRTRPQTNVVRHPSSPTARLGADPAPGRPPNTPRAPRPLACQAGIARGEAAPQDKRGCDQEDGRPRRAEAEEGEGEERGVGWGGELPERRARRRPLGARSGLCEGGGARRVGGLCSRSAAARVPSLAHTRRRQPAAALAPGPSQASGDALSPVVRMAERSKALRSGSCPHEQCLALRAVRLRHREQPVARAAHEPFPPGRLPLATPACLRPRTQVAQPPAGGPTTRPCRQWAWPRSPTRHYCSSPERWAEGSPASPGLPPGRPKPGPPGQNPRTPARSLNALPVRQLASSASASAPASPPPARVGPPGRAPGQSSDTSLRSPGLSGTRRRPRRSGASMSYARHACGAHEPPQTPTPPPTHPHPHSRHSTAPHVRTHGRGSVPQPRGIAPTRPGRESHPPMGLWGGRRVAAQGNGGAQRHLPQTIARGGWCWGSGPASSGSWLPRATPAGQRLAAALDQGENAGGA, from the exons ATGGGCGGCCCCGGTGCCGCGGGAGAGTCCAAGCCCCTGAGGCGGCCGGACGTCCGGGCGTCTGTTGGTGGCCCCTCCGTGGGGACGGAGGCGGCCGCGTCCTCTGGGGTGGTGGCCGAGGGGGAGAGGGGGGTCGCGGGGGGAGGTGAGCGTCCAGGGGAGGCGCGGAAGTCCCAGCCCACCTGCGAGGCCAAAAGGCTTGGCCCGGAGGAGGCGACAGGGCAAGGCTTGGGCTGGACGGGGCGGCTGGCCTGGTGCGGGCGCCCTGGCCACGGGGCCAGGGAGAAGCCATGGAGCTTGGGCCAAAAGGGGGTGCGTGCCGAAGCGCTGCCGAG GCCCCTGCCTGGCCACCGAGAGCCACCCGCCCGCCCTGCCAATCCACCTGCCCCGCCGGCAGCGCCCTCAAAACGCCGTGCGCCTCCTCCCCTTCCACCGCCGCTCAACCTGGGGACCCGCTCCGGCCTCAGCACCTCAGCACGCCGGCCTCCCGCGCTCCGGGCTCCCGGCTGCCACCGGGCCTGGCCACCGGGGTCCTGGAGACGTGCAAAAGGTTGGCCAGCTGCGTTGGCCGGGAATCAAACCCGGGTCAACtgcttggaaggcagctatgctcaccactataccaccaacgctgcaCAGCCCGGGCCGCCCCCAGACGCACGCCCAGGGTTCGGCCCCGGCGTCTGCACCCGCTCTGGTCACCGCCTCTGGTCACCGCCTCGGCGGCCCAGCGCGCCTCGGCCCTGCCCCGACGACCCGCCCATCCACAGCGCCGCGCTGCCGCACGGGCCAGCAGCGGCCGCCCGCCGTCCCACCCGCGCCAGCCCCACGCGGCTGGGCGGCTCCGTGGGCCCGCCCGCCTGCCAACCGCCTCTGGGGGGCGCTGGCGCCGCCCGGCCGCTCCTggtaccaccccccaccccccaccccccttttgcCGGCCGGGAAACCCCGTCCCCCGAGATCCGCGTCCTTCCGACCACGTGCTCGCCCCCGGCGTTCTCCACAGG ccggACCGGGCAGCGTCGAATCACCGGGGAGCCCGGGGCGGCCGGCCACTCGTCAGGCGCCCTGGGCACGACGGAAGGCCCTGGCTGGACTGTGGCGAGCCCGCAGGCGCGCGGCCCCGACGCCGAGGAACGCAAAAGGGTGGCGGTGGTGGACGGGGAGCAGGCGGGCGGCCGTCGTGGCCCTGGCGGCCTCTGGCCGCACGCTGGAGGAAGGAGGACAA GCGGGGATACTCACCACTATACTAACGAGGACGGCGGCGGCCATCCGGCCGCCCGACCCCTCTGCGCCTGCCTGCCCACGCCTACCCCTGCCCTCGACGCCCCGCCTTCCATCGGCGCCCGCCGCCTGCCGCACCGGACCCGACCCCAAACCAACGTCGTCCGCCATCCCAGCAGCCCCACTGCCCGACTCGGGGCGGACCCCGCACCCGGACGCCCGCCCAATACTCCCCGGGCGCCGCGGCCTCTGGCCTGCCAGGCGGGGATCGCGCGGGGAGAAGCCGCCCCACAGGACAAGCGAGGCTGCGACCAGGAGGACGGGCGCCCACGAAGGGCAGAGGCCGAGGAGGGCGAGGGGgaggagcggggggtggggtggggcggggagctgCCAGAGAGGCGGGCCCGACGCCGCCCTCTGGGTGCGCGGTCGGGGCTGTGCGAGGGCGGAGGCGCCAGGCGAGTCGGCGGGCTGTGCTCCCGCTCGGCGGCGGCGCGCGTCCCCTCGCTGGCGCACACACGCCGCCGCCAGCCTGCGGCAGCCTTGGCGCCGGGTCCCAGCCAGGCGAGCGGCGACGCGCTCAGCCCCGTCGTCAGGATGGCCGAGCGGTCTAAGGCGCTGCGTTCAG GCTCGTGCCCGCATGAACAGTGCCTCGCTCTCAGAGCCGTGCGCCTCCGCCACCGGGAGCAGCCG GTGGCCCGCGCCGCCCACGAGCCTTTTCCACCTGGACGCCTTCCCCTGGCCACACCTGCCTGCCTCCGGCCGCGGACCCAGGTGGCCCAGCCACCTGCTGGCGGGCCCACCACGCGGCCCTGCCGTCAGTGGGCCTGGCCCAGGAGTCCAACCCGGCATTATTGCTCCTCCCCCGAGCGCTGGGCGGAAGGAAGCCCTGCATCCCCAGGCCTcccacctgggcgccccaagCCCGGCCCGCCCGGCCAGAACCCGAGGACCCCAGCGCGCTCCCTCAACGCGCTCCCTGTCCGCCAGCTAGCCAGCAGCGCCTCCGCCAGCGCTCCTGCCTCTCCACCACCGGCCCGAGTTGGACCCCCAGGGAGAGCTCCCGGCCAGAGCTCAGACACCTCGCTTCGCTCTCCTGGCCTCAGCGGTACTCGGCGGCGCCCGCGGCGCTCGGGGGCCTCCATGTCCTATGCACGACACGCGTGCGGCGCGCACGAGCCCCCGCAgacacccaccccaccacccacacacccccacccacacTCCCGCCACTCCACGGCACCCCACGTGCGCACACACGGCCGCGGCTCCGTTCCCCAGCCCCGCGGGATCGCGCCCACACGGCCCGGGCGGGAAAGCCATCCGCCAATGGGCCTTTGGGGTGGGCGGAGAGTAGCTGCCCAAGGGAACGGCGGCGCTCAGCGGCACCTGCCCCAGACGATCGCCCGCGGTGGGTGGTGTTGGGGCTCTGGCCCGGCTTCCTCCGGCTCCTGGCTTCCGCGGGCGACCCCGGCAGGGCAGCGTCTGGCGGCGGCCCTGGACCAGGGAGAAAACGCAGGAGGAGCCTAG
- the LOC122918884 gene encoding collagen alpha-1(I) chain-like, producing the protein MGGPGAAGESKPLRRPDVRASVGGPSVGTEAAASSGVVAEGERGVAGGGERPGEARKSQPTCEAKRLGPEEATGQGLGWTGRLAWCGRPGHGAREKPWSLGQKGVRAEALPRPLPGHREPPARPANPPAPPAAPSKRRAPPPLPPPLNLGTRSGLSTSARRPPALRAPGCHRAWPPGSWRRAKGWPAALAGNRTRVNCLEGSYAHHYTTNAAQPGPPPDARPGFGPGVCTRSGHRLWSPPRRPSAPRPCPDDPPIHSAALPHGPAAAARRPTRASPTRLGGSVGPPACQPTASGGRWRRPAAPGTTPHPPPPFCRPGNPVPRDPRPSDHVLAPGVLHRVLGEATSRAHGGPDTTEAPPPGTPRPAPPRPAASRQVPSGPLRPATAPAPAPAGPGSVESPGSPGRPATRQAPWARRKALAGLWRARRRAAPTPRNAKGWRWWTGSRRAAVVALAASGRTLEEGGQVRRRGQRSHRAGAAPAAPKKGRLASPSGNRTPVSRVTGGDTHHYTNEDGGGHPAARPLCACLPTPTPALDAPPSIGARRLPHRTRPQTNVVRHPSSPTARLGADPAPGRPPNTPRAPRPLACQAGIARGEAAPQDKRGCDQEDGRPRRAEAEEGEGEERGVGWGGELPERRARRRPLGARSGLCEGGGARRVGGLCSRSAAARVPSLAHTRRRQPAAALAPGPSQASGDALSPVVRMAERSKALRSGSCPHEQCLALRAVRLRHREQPVARAAHEPFPPGRLPLATPACLRPRTQVAQPPAGGPTTRPCRQWAWPRSPTRHYCSSPERWAEGSPASPGLPPGRPKPGPPGQNPRTPARSLNALPVRQLASSASASAPASPPPARVGPPGRAPGQSSDTSLRSPGLSGTRRRPRRSGASMSYARHACGAHEPPQTPTPPPTHPHPHSRHSTAPHVRTHGRGSVPQPRGIAPTRPGRESHPPMGLWGGRRVAAQGNGGAQRHLPQTIARGGWCWGSGPASSGSWLPRATPAGQRLAAALDQGENAGGA; encoded by the exons ATGGGCGGCCCCGGTGCCGCGGGAGAGTCCAAGCCCCTGAGGCGGCCGGACGTCCGGGCGTCTGTTGGTGGCCCCTCCGTGGGGACGGAGGCGGCCGCGTCCTCTGGGGTGGTGGCCGAGGGGGAGAGGGGGGTCGCGGGGGGAGGTGAGCGTCCAGGGGAGGCGCGGAAGTCCCAGCCCACCTGCGAGGCCAAAAGGCTTGGCCCGGAGGAGGCGACAGGGCAAGGCTTGGGCTGGACGGGGCGGCTGGCCTGGTGCGGGCGCCCTGGCCACGGGGCCAGGGAGAAGCCATGGAGCTTGGGCCAAAAGGGGGTGCGTGCCGAAGCGCTGCCGAG GCCCCTGCCTGGCCACCGAGAGCCACCCGCCCGCCCTGCCAATCCACCTGCCCCGCCGGCAGCGCCCTCAAAACGCCGTGCGCCTCCTCCCCTTCCACCGCCGCTCAACCTGGGGACCCGCTCCGGCCTCAGCACCTCAGCACGCCGGCCTCCCGCGCTCCGGGCTCCCGGCTGCCACCGGGCCTGGCCACCGGGGTCCTGGAGACGTGCAAAAGGTTGGCCAGCTGCGTTGGCCGGGAATCGAACCCGGGTCAACtgcttggaaggcagctatgctcaccactataccaccaacgctgcaCAGCCCGGGCCGCCCCCAGACGCACGCCCAGGGTTCGGCCCCGGCGTCTGCACCCGCTCTGGTCACCGCCTCTGGTCACCGCCTCGGCGGCCCAGCGCGCCTCGGCCCTGCCCCGACGACCCGCCCATCCACAGCGCCGCGCTGCCGCACGGGCCAGCAGCGGCCGCCCGCCGTCCCACCCGCGCCAGCCCCACGCGGCTGGGCGGCTCCGTGGGCCCGCCCGCCTGCCAGCCAACCGCCTCTGGGGGGCGCTGGCGCCGCCCGGCCGCTCCTggtaccaccccccaccccccaccccccttttgcCGGCCGGGAAACCCCGTCCCCCGAGATCCGCGTCCTTCCGACCACGTGCTCGCCCCCGGCGTTCTCCACAGGGTGCTGGGGGAGGCCACATCCCGCGCCCACGGAGGACCCGACACAACCGAGGCCCCCCCCCCCGGtaccccgcgccccgccccgccccgccccgccgcgtcCCGTCAAGTCCCGTCCGGTCCCCTCCGTCCGGCcacggcccccgcccccgccccagccggACCGGGCAGCGTCGAATCACCGGGGAGCCCGGGGCGGCCGGCCACTCGTCAGGCGCCCTGGGCACGACGGAAGGCCCTGGCTGGACTGTGGCGAGCCCGCAGGCGCGCGGCCCCGACGCCGAGGAACGCAAAAGGGTGGCGGTGGTGGACGGGGAGCAGGCGGGCGGCCGTCGTGGCCCTGGCGGCCTCTGGCCGCACGCTGGAGGAAGGAGGACAAGTGCGCCGGAGGGGCCAGCGTTCGCACAGAGCGGGGGCGGCGCCCGCGGCGCCCAAAAAAGGACGTCTGGCCTCCCCGTCGGGGAATCGAACCCCGGTCTCCCGCGTGACAGGCGGGGATACTCACCACTATACTAACGAGGACGGCGGCGGCCATCCGGCCGCCCGACCCCTCTGCGCCTGCCTGCCCACGCCTACCCCTGCCCTCGACGCCCCGCCTTCCATCGGCGCCCGCCGCCTGCCGCACCGGACCCGACCCCAAACCAACGTCGTCCGCCATCCCAGCAGCCCCACTGCCCGACTCGGGGCGGACCCCGCACCCGGACGCCCGCCCAATACTCCCCGGGCGCCGCGGCCTCTGGCCTGCCAGGCGGGGATCGCGCGGGGAGAAGCCGCCCCACAGGACAAGCGAGGCTGCGACCAGGAGGACGGGCGCCCACGAAGGGCAGAGGCCGAGGAGGGCGAGGGGgaggagcggggggtggggtggggcggggagctgCCAGAGAGGCGGGCCCGACGCCGCCCTCTGGGTGCGCGGTCGGGGCTGTGCGAGGGCGGAGGCGCCAGGCGAGTCGGCGGGCTGTGCTCCCGCTCGGCGGCGGCGCGCGTCCCCTCGCTGGCGCACACACGCCGCCGCCAGCCTGCGGCAGCCTTGGCGCCGGGTCCCAGCCAGGCGAGCGGCGACGCGCTCAGCCCCGTCGTCAGGATGGCCGAGCGGTCTAAGGCGCTGCGTTCAG GCTCGTGCCCGCATGAACAGTGCCTCGCTCTCAGAGCCGTGCGCCTCCGCCACCGGGAGCAGCCG GTGGCCCGCGCCGCCCACGAGCCTTTTCCACCTGGACGCCTTCCCCTGGCCACACCTGCCTGCCTCCGGCCGCGGACCCAGGTGGCCCAGCCACCTGCTGGCGGGCCCACCACGCGGCCCTGCCGTCAGTGGGCCTGGCCCAGGAGTCCAACCCGGCATTATTGCTCCTCCCCCGAGCGCTGGGCGGAAGGAAGCCCTGCATCCCCAGGCCTcccacctgggcgccccaagCCCGGCCCGCCCGGCCAGAACCCGAGGACCCCAGCGCGCTCCCTCAACGCGCTCCCTGTCCGCCAGCTAGCCAGCAGCGCCTCCGCCAGCGCTCCTGCCTCTCCACCACCGGCCCGAGTTGGACCCCCAGGGAGAGCTCCCGGCCAGAGCTCAGACACCTCGCTTCGCTCTCCTGGCCTCAGCGGTACTCGGCGGCGCCCGCGGCGCTCGGGGGCCTCCATGTCCTATGCACGACACGCGTGCGGCGCGCACGAGCCCCCGCAgacacccaccccaccacccacacacccccacccacacTCCCGCCACTCCACGGCACCCCACGTGCGCACACACGGCCGCGGCTCCGTTCCCCAGCCCCGCGGGATCGCGCCCACACGGCCCGGGCGGGAAAGCCATCCGCCAATGGGCCTTTGGGGTGGGCGGAGAGTAGCTGCCCAAGGGAACGGCGGCGCTCAGCGGCACCTGCCCCAGACGATCGCCCGCGGTGGGTGGTGTTGGGGCTCTGGCCCGGCTTCCTCCGGCTCCTGGCTTCCGCGGGCGACCCCGGCAGGGCAGCGTCTGGCGGCGGCCCTGGACCAGGGAGAAAACGCAGGAGGAGCCTAG